The Paenibacillus sp. FSL R7-0345 DNA segment CAAGGATATGAACCGCGAGCACGGTACAACGATTCTGCTGACAACCCATGATTTGCAGGATATTGAAGCTCTTTGCTCACGGGTTATTATGCTGGATGACGGACGTATTATTTATGACGGCGGACTTGAGGAGCTGAAGCAGCGCTGGGGAACCGGGCGTGAAGTGCAGTTCCAGTTCGGAGCGGCTACTAAGCTGGCTCAGCTGGTGCAATGGACAGACGGGATGCCGGTTACCTGGTCCGCAGAGAATGAGCTGGGAGCCAAGGTATGGATTCCGCTTGAGCTGAACGTATCTGATGTGCTGGCCCGTGTGGTTGGGTCGGCGGATATCACCGACATCAAAATTATCGAGACCAATACGGATGAGATTGTACGCAGCATCTATCAGTCCGGCTCTGCAGAGAAACCGGAGGACAAAATCGCGGCACTGCAGGAAGAGAAAGAGGCGGCACATGTCTAAATCTCTAGAGGCCGGCGTTGCGCAGGAGAAAGGGAAGCTGCTGCTGCTCGGTGCTTATTTTGATTTTATCCGCATCCGTTTTCTGACTATGCTGGCTTACCGGGTCAATTACTATTCAGGCATTTTAATTTACACATTGAATATCGGGGTTAACTACTTCACCTGGAAAGCCATTTACGGCGGCGGGGAATCCTTGGGCGGCTTTACGAGTGCGCAGATGACCACCTATGTAGCCGTTTCGTGGATGGCGAGGGCCTTTTATTTTAACAATCTGGACCGTGAGATTTCGACAGACATCCGTGACGGAAGCATCGCAATCCAGTTCATCCGGCCTTACAATTATGTACTGGTCAAAATGATGCAGGGACTCGGCGAAGGCCTGTTCCGCTTCCTGATGCTGATGATTCCGGGGATGATCGTGGCCATTCTGCTCTTTCCGGTGCAGCTTCCGACAGAGCCGGCCGCTTGGGCAGGCTTCCTCGTGATGCTCTTTTTCAGCTTCCTGATCAGCTCACAGATTAATGTGATCACAGGGCTGAGCGCTTTTTTTGTGGAAAATAATGAAGGTGTCATGCGTATGAAGCGGGTTATCGTCGACCTGTTCTCCGGTCTGATCGTTCCGATCAGCCTGTTTCCGGGCTGGTTGTCCTCTGTACTGAATGTATTGCCGTTTCAGGCGATTACATACCTTCCGGGCTCCGTCTTTACGGGCCGTGTTCAAGGGGTAGGCATTTGGAATGTGCTTGGGATTCAGGTCTTCTGGTTCCTGGTGCTGCTGATTCCGATTGTCTGGCTTTATCATGCGGCGCGCAAGCGGCTGTTCGTGCAGGGGGGTTAAGGTTGATGTATCATTTAGGATTATTACTTGAATATCTCAAAAATTATATGAAGACCCGGTTAACCTACCGCGCTGATTTCTGGGTGGAGGTCATTTCGGATCTGTTGTTCCAGGCGACGAACTTTATCTTTATTATGGTCATCTTTATGCATACGGAAAGTCTGGGCGGCTGGAATCAAAATGAGGTAGTCTTTGTCTATGGCTTCTTTATGGTTCCATTCGGTGTGTTCAGCTGCTTCGTGAATATGTGGAACTTCAGTGAGCGCTACATCGTCAAAGGCGAGATGGACCGTGTCCTGACTCGTCCGGCACATAACCTGTTTCAGATCCTGCTGGAAAATGTAGACCCGCCGTCCCTGATCGGCTCGTTCATCGGCCTGATTATTATGGCGATCAGCGGCGCTAATCTGGGGTTGCCTTTTGAGTGGTGGACCATTCCTGCGCTTCTGGTGCTTACACTCAGTGCGGTAGCGATCTATACCGGGATTTATACGGCATTGACGTCCTTGTCATTCTATTCGGATGCGCCGACCGGCATTCTGCCGCTGATGTACAACATTCAGAACTACGGGCGTTATCCCGTGACTATCTACAACCGGGCGATTCAGGTACTGCTTACCTGGATTATACCGTTTGCCTTTGTCGGTATATATCCGGCAGCCTTGTTCCTGCAGCGGGATGAGATGAGGGGAATGGCTATACTAACGCCGGTTGTCGGGGCTGTGTTCCTGGCTATCGGGCTTTTCAGCTGGAATTACGGAGTTAGACGGTATAAAGGTGCCGGCTCCTAAACGCATAGGTTATTGCAAGGCAGGCGGATGAGAGATCATCCGTCTGTTTTTTGCGTATACATATCTGCTAACACCATCAGAAAATACTACCCGGATGCGATAAAAATACTAACGGCTGATAAAGTTAAAGGCCATAATAATGAGTGTGATACATATATGCTATTTTTCAAAAAAAAAAAGGACGGGCTGACCTGAGATGAACACTTATACAATAGGCATTGATTTGGGCGGAACGAATATCAAGGCAGGTTTATATAACGCTGAATTTGCGCCGGTCCGGGAGCTGTCTATTCCCACAGAAGCGGCAAACGGACCGGCACATGTGCTTGAAAGGATCAGACTGGCAGTAAGCATGCTGACAGTTGATAACGGCATCTCGCTTCAGGAGATTGCCTGTATGGGCATGGGAGTACCGGGTCTGCTGGACCCGAAGGAGGGGCTGTCAATCTTCTCTCCTAACTTTCCCGGCTGGGAGCAGGTGCATGTTGTAAACGAAATGAAGCAGCATTACTGCTTTCCTGTCTTTATTGACAATGATGTGCGGGTAAATCTGTACGGAGAGTGGCTGCATGGAGCCGGACGGGACTGCAGCAATCTGGTGCTGCTGACGCTGGGGACAGGCCTTGGCTCGGGCATTGTCCATGACGGCAAGGTGCTGTATGGCACAACGTTCAGCGCCGGTGAAATCGGGCATATGAACATGTTTAGACAAGGGCGTCCCTGCCGCTGCGGCAGCTCAGGCTGTCTGGGGCGCTACGTCTCTGCTGTAGGCATGGTAAATACCTTCAAGGAAAAGCTTGCGGCCGGAAGAGAGAGCATCATTCAGGAGTGGACGGGCGGCGCTGAAGAGGTTATTACGGCTAAAATGATCTCGGAGGCTTATGATCTGGCTGATCCCCTGGCAGTAGAGGTTATGCACGAAACGGGTGAGCTGCTGGGCTTCGGTCTGGCTAATGTTATTAATCTGCTCAACCCGGAGCGGATTATTATAGGGGGCGGCATGGCTGCGGCCGGGGACCGTCTGCTGCAGAGCGTCCGCGAAACGGTAAGCGCGCATGCTTTGAAGCTGTCGGGCGGCAGCTGTGACATTGTACAGGCAGAGCTGGGCAGCAGGGCAGGTACCTTAGGTGCAGCGGCGTATGCGCAGCAGCGATTTGGCAGTGAGATTGTGAACAAAACCATATAGTTATAGTGGCGGAATTTTTGAATCAAAGCCCCGGCATGTTATGCTGTAAGCAAAGAATATGCAGGAGGGTAACCATGAAACGGGACATTCAGCATGTGCCTTACGGCTACGAGCCGCCGGCCAAGGAACGCAAAGGGACTTTGATTTTCTACGATTCATTTGAGCATATCTCCGATCAGGAGCTTGAAGAAGCAGCTAATATAGCGTCAGAACGCAAATTCACCAAGCTGGTGCTGTACCCGCTGCATGAGGAAACGGTGAGACGGATGAGCAAAGAGCCGGTCCGTTCCTACTACAAGCGTGAAGACCGGCTGCACGAGTGGAAAAGAGATCAGGGTCGCACCTTTATCACCATCGAGACACTCGAAGGCAAGCGGAAAAAGTACACCCCGCTCGATACCGCGCTCCGACATATCAGCGAAGTGTATTCGCCGCCTTATTTTTTGTACCTGACACCTGAAACAGCTAACCAGTTCGCTTCGTATTCTTCTTTTGAGGAGTGGATTGTCAAACTGCGCCTGATTCTGTCAGCGGCACCTCAGCAGCTTCACCCGCGCCTAACGAAATTCAGCCATCGCTGGGATGTTGCCGGGGCCGTGCGGGAAGAGTAGGCAGCGCAGACAGTCCATAACCAGGTTACTTTGGGGAGAGTGATCAGAAGTGGCGGATAAATTTCAATTAAATGTAACAGTAAATCCGGCTGTTGCTATGACACTGATTAAAGATGGGATGAGTTCGAATGCCGAACTGTTGCATGAAGAACTGAACAGCCTTGGTGACGGACGGATGATAGGAACATTGGTCTATGAACGATACTATCTCCGCTCCGGGAATCAAGGTGCACTTGTAATCATAGCGGATAATCTGCAGGGCATATGCAACATCAGACTGATTTCAGCGGGGAGCTCGAACAGTATGATTTTTAAAGTGGACTGGGGCGCAGGCAAAAGCTTCGCCTCATCCGTAGCGAAGATTCTGTCCGATTATACGATTGAGTAAAAAAAGACAGGCAGCATGGGCACGGGTTTATTTGTGCGATGCTGCCTGTTTGCGTCTGTACGTATACATTTTCCATTGGTAATGGATAAAGCAGCCTATGCAAAAGCCGAGGAGGGCCACTCTTGCGGCAACAGCTACCATTGCAGTGAAAATAGCAGATGCGAAGGTCCATCCGGCAAGGTAACTAATTAATCCGCCTGCCAGACAGAAAACAGCGATACTCTGGTTGAACTGCTGCTGATCCCAGTCCTCCTGCAGATAGGACGAGCGTTCCTTGCGGAGGAATTGTCCAGCCAGCTTAATGACCGGGTTGTAACCGAACAATAGACCGGACAGGCCGGCAGCCAGCGGCAATGCAAGAATCCAGTGAGCACCTGTTAACCAGGTCAACAGAACGGAAATAACGATAAAAGCCTGATTGGTTTTGACCAAGGGTCTGGGAATTCCTATGGGCTTAGCTGTTTCTGTCACACCAAACCACACCTTTCTTATGGGAATAGTGTAATTATACTTGATCCCGAATGGAGTGGCAATGTAAAACCTGTTGAGATCGCTAATATATTGTGTAAACGGACGAATAAATTTTAATATTGAAATATTTTGCTGTTGACAGATCGTTCAAATTTATGGTTTTATTATATAGACCGATTGTTATAAAAGGTAAAGGAAGTGTTGAGCTTGTCGAACAAGCACAATACGCGTGAGGCGATTGTGGACACCGCTTCGAGATTGTTTTTCACACAAGGCTATCACGCGACCGGCCTGAATCAGATTATTAAAGACAGTGACTCACCCAAGGGATCGCTTTATTATTATTTTCCCCGCGGAAAAGAGGAGCTGGCTTTGACCTGCATCAGCCGGACAAGTGTATTTGTTGCCCAGCTGCTAAGTCATTATGCAGAAACGCAATCGAGTACAACCGCCATGATACAGGATTTCATACTGGAAGTGGCCAGGAAGGCTGAGGAGACTTCATTTGAAGGTTTTGTTCCCTTCAGCTTCTGGGTCGCCGTTGAAACCTCCTGTGTCAGTGACGAGCTGCGCTCGGCCTGCCAATCAGTCTTTAAGGACTGGCAGGATGTGATTATGCACAGTCTGCTGAAAGAAGGCGTCGATGAGCAGCTTGCCTCGGACAAGGCTTCTGTCGTCGTTTCGCTGTATGAGGGTGCGCTGCTTCAGGCGCTGACTTATAAGAGCACACAGCCGCTGCTTGCAGCGGTACAGGTTATTCCAGCCATACTGGGTTAACAAACAGAGAGAAACTTTACAAATCAGGAGGATACAAGAGTGGAAGCAACAATGCAAGGCAAGCAACAACCAGAGGTAAAGAAGTTTAAAACAATTCCGATTCTTGTTTCCCTATTGCTCGCGGGATTCATCGGCATGTTCAGTGAAACGGCGCTGAATGTCGCACTATCAGATTTAATGAATATACTGCAGATTACAGCATCAACTGCACAATGGCTGACTACCGCCTATCTGCTGACTCTGGGCATCCTCGTTCCGATTTCCGGTATGCTGCTGCAATGGTTTACAACTAGACAGCTATTTGTAGCTGCGCTGAGCTTCTCGATCTTGGGAACCTTTATTGCGGCAATGGCACCGTCTTTTGAAATTTTGCTGCTCGCGCGCGTGGTGCAGGCGATGGGTACAGCCCTGCTGCTGCCGCTGATGTTTAATACGATTCTGGTCATTATCCCGCCTGAAAAAAGAGGAGCAGCGATGGGACTCATCGGTCTCGTCATCATGGTTGCACCTGCAATCGGACCGACAATTGCCGGTCTATTGATCTCCAACCTGACCTGGCACTGGATCTTCTGGCTGTCACTTCCGTTCCTTGTATTGTCTCTGATCAGCGGAATTCTTTTCATGCAGAATGTCTCTGAGGTTACCAAGCCAAAGATTGATGTACTGTCGATTATTCTGTCCTCCGCCGGTTTCGGCGGTATCGTATTCGGATTCAGCAGCGCCGGTGAAGAAGGCGGCTGGGGAAGCACCAAGGTTATTGCTGCAATTGCCATCGGCGTGATTGCCCTTGTCCTGTTCGTCATTCGTCAGCTGACGATGAAGCAGCCGATGATTAACCTGCGGGCTTTTAAATACCCGATGTTTACAGTAGCTGTACTGATGATCTTTATCTGTATGATGATCATTCTTTCCTCCATGCTGATTCTTCCGATGTATCTTCAGCAGGGTCAGGGCTACTCGGCGTTCAAAGCAGGTCTTCTGCTCCTGCCGGGCGGTATTATCAATGGTCTGATGTCCCCGATTATGGGTCGTTTGTTTGATAAATATGGTCCGAAATGGCTTGTTATTCCGGGTCTGGTAGTTGTGGCAGTATCGCTGTGGTTCTTCTCCAGCATTACCGCTACATCGACTGTTATTTTCGTAATCGTGCTGCACAGCGCCCTGATGATCGGGATTTCGATGATCATGATGCCTGCACAGACAAACGGTATCAATCAGCTGCCGCTGGAGTACTATCCTCACGGCACGGCGATCATGAACACACTGCAGCAGGTAGCCGGTGCAATCGGTACTGCGCTCGCTGTCAGCATCATGACTTCCGGTACCAAAAATTATATGGAAACTGTTACTGACGCTTCCAACCCGCTGAATGCGCTGGCTGCCTTTACCCATGGGGTACAGAACGCTTTTGTATTCGGAATGGTGATGGCTGTGATCGGCCTGATTGTAGCGTTTTTCATCAAACGTGTTGTTATACAGCATAAATCACAGGCACCGATGCACTAATAGTTTTTTTTGAGCATCCATTAATATTCAAAATTATGAGACATATCTGTATAAGGATATGTCTTTTTTTCATGACCAATTTTATAATAGGTTGATTAAACAGCTTTTGAAGCTGCTGGATAACAGCGGGTATCAGTTGACAGGGAAGTAATAAAAGGAAGGGGAAGCATGAGGAATGAGGCAAATTAATTACAGGTCAAAATGTTTTGCGTTAAGTCCGTTAATTACCGCTGCAATACTGTTAGTTTCGGCTAATAGTGAGGCATCCGCACAAGCCGCAACCGGCCAGGATACAGCCTGGAAACCGGCAATCAACAATGTTGTGAAGAAGGACAAGCTGCCGTCGGGGTTCGTTTACCTTGATGAGGTGATTCCGGAAGCACAATATCAGATCAGCTACTATGGAAAATACAATTTTACAGGTGCGCCGGTCAGCGGTTATAAGGCACCTTTAGCTATCTCTACCTCCAAGGCGGCAAACGCCCTGAAAAAGGTGAGTGAGGACCTCTCCGCTAAAGGTTACATTCTAAGAATTTATGATGCTTACCGTCCGCAAAAGGCGGTTAACCGCTTTGTCGCCTGGTCACAGGATGCTTCGGATGTTATCAATAAGCAGCTGTATTATCCGGAGCTTGATAAGAAGAATTTATTTAAACTGGGGTTTATCTCGAAGAAATCAGGGCATTCCCGGGGGAGCACGGTGGATCTCACGCTGGCCGACAAAAAAACGGGCACCCTGGTTGATATGGGCAGCCCGTATGATTTTTTTGGCGATATTTCTTATTATAATACTACATTGGTCAACACTGTCCAGCATCAGAACCGCAAAATCCTGAAGGATGCGATGGCCAAACATGGCTTTAAGCCGTATGCCAAGGAATGGTGGCATTTTACACTGAACAATGAGCCTTATCCGGCGAAATATTTCGATTTTAATGTGGAATAGAGCGTATCACAGATATAAGGGCAGCAGAGAGATTATTTAGCCATCAGCACTGGCAGCTCCTCAAGCAGGCGGTTCCGGGTAATCAGATCATCAAAGTTCCATTTGCTGTCTGTGACATACACATGGCCATTCTTCACCGCAGGAATGGTCTTCCAAATAGGGCCTTCCATTAAATCCTTTACGGCGGCGGAGGTTTCCGCCGTCTCATCACCGAGCACAAACACCTCGTCACCGGCATAATCAGCCAGAACCTCAGCTGAAATTTCCGCAAACCGCTCGTCCTTATCAATCATCTCCTGAACTTTAGGAGACGGCTTGAAGCCCAGCATATCATAGAGTGACACTGAAATCCCCTGATGCCCCATCACATACAGCGTCTTGCCTAGCTGCAGATAGATCGTAGCCGTGTCACCGGAGCCGAGATCCAGCTTAAGCTGGTCCTTGACCGCAGCTGCTTTTACTTCATACTCAGCAATCTTCTGATCGGCGACATCCTCTTTGCCCAGTGCCGCGGCAATCATTTTAAGACGTTCATAAGTGCCGCCTTCACCAATCACAACTGTAGGGGCAATAGCCGCTATGGAATCAATTCCCGATTCATCCCAGTCATTAAACAGAATGAGGTCCGGATTGAGGGCTACTATTTTCTCCAGTGAAGGGGGATAACCGACATCCTCGATTCCTTCGAGCAGGTCCGGATAGGCTACCTGTGGCCCGATAACACTGAGGCTGGCTCCGACTGGCTTCACATCCATTGCGAGCAGATCACCGGGATCACTGCCTACATATACAATCCGCTGCGGATCTGCCGGGATATCAGTCTGGCGTCCTTTGGCATCTTTAAAGCTCCGGGTATCGCCGGCAGCTGAAGGTTCAACAGTCTGTACCGGAGTTGCTGTAGTGGATGCATTAGCAGCCTCCGTGCTGTTATTGGTATTACTGCCGCAGGCGGCCAAGAGCAGAATAATGAGGATCGTGCAGCATAGCAGTGAACTGTATCTTTTTAAAGAAAACATGATGAACCCCCTCTATTTAATAATGATAATCATTATCACTAAAGATGAATTTACCATATCTTTTCTTATTGTACAATACTCTCGTTCTACTAAGGCAATAATAATGACAACCTGAGCTTGTTTTACATAAAACAGGTTATTACCGCCGGGAAAGGGTTATTGTTTACTATAAGACTAGTCCCTGCAGTCAGCGTGCATAATAATTCTAATACAGGAGAGGTGTGATCGGGATGAAGAGCAGAGTCGCAGCCGTGATCCTTAGTATTCTGTTATTGGGAGCAGGAACAGGGATAGGGACGGTTAATGAGGCAAAAGCAGCGGCAAACCTGAGTGTTGTTGTAAACGGACAAGCCCTTCAGCTGGCAGATTCATCTACTTACAAGAGCGGTGCAAATGTACTGGTGCCCCTAAGGGAAGTTGCAGAGTCGCTGAAGTACAAAATAACGTATAAAGGCAGCACTGGTACAGTACAGCTAAGCCGGGCAGCAGAAAGGATTGAGTTTAAGCTAAGCAGCCGGGAAATTATTTTGGCCGATAAGCAAAAGGTAACATATGAAGGCTCTATTGAAACGAGACAGGGACGGCTGTATGTGCCGCTGTCTTTTTTGACCTCGCTCGGACTAATTGCCGGGTATAATCCGGCAAGTAATCAGGCGGAAATTTATTCGCCTGAAGTAACGGCTGGTGCGGTGACCACCTTGCTGGCAACGGGGCAATATGAGGAGCTGCAAAGAAGATATATCAGCAGCGTCAGCAGTGACGCACTGGCCCTGCCGCTGATCCGGCAGAGCTGGGAGCAGGTGGCTGGGGCTGCGGGGAATTATCTCGGAGTCAAATCCGCCGTCAGTGAGTGGAAGGAGAATGCATACACCATTCAGAGTACGCTGACGTTTTCGGCGTCTGAAGCTGCTTTGACACTGATTGTGGACAGCACCGGTAAATTAACCGGATTGAAGCTTACGCCGGCAGATGCAGAGAAGGCTTTGGCTAATCCTTAGTAAACTGGCAGGTTTCTGGATCTAGCCGGATATATAAAAAACAGCCCCGGATTCTTCGCTCCGGGGCTGTTTGCACAGCAGCTTATAAATGGGCCCTGCGCTTCTTTAAGCCGCGCAGCGGGTGGGAATCCGCAGGCATTTTGCCCAGCAGCTCGGAAGCGACAATACCCAGCATCACCAGCGCTGCCCCGGCATACCCTTGCAGCGACAGCTGCTCCCCGGCGAACCAGTAGCCGAAGAATGCCGCGAATACCGGCTCCAGAGAGAAGATCAGTCCTGTGCGTGTCGGTGTTGTGTACTGCTGCGCAACAGGCTGGAGGATGAACCCGCAGGCGCTGCAAAGAATGCCGAGCGCCAGTATAGCAATCCAGCCGGGCATGCTGGACGGCAGTGACGGAGCTTCAAAAATAGCGGACAAAACCAGCGCATATCCGCCTGCGAATCCAAGCTGGAGAATACCGATATTCAGGGAGTCACAGCTTTTGACGGCTCTGGCTGTAACCAGAATCTGCAC contains these protein-coding regions:
- a CDS encoding ABC-2 family transporter protein — protein: MLGAYFDFIRIRFLTMLAYRVNYYSGILIYTLNIGVNYFTWKAIYGGGESLGGFTSAQMTTYVAVSWMARAFYFNNLDREISTDIRDGSIAIQFIRPYNYVLVKMMQGLGEGLFRFLMLMIPGMIVAILLFPVQLPTEPAAWAGFLVMLFFSFLISSQINVITGLSAFFVENNEGVMRMKRVIVDLFSGLIVPISLFPGWLSSVLNVLPFQAITYLPGSVFTGRVQGVGIWNVLGIQVFWFLVLLIPIVWLYHAARKRLFVQGG
- a CDS encoding ABC-2 family transporter protein, with the protein product MYHLGLLLEYLKNYMKTRLTYRADFWVEVISDLLFQATNFIFIMVIFMHTESLGGWNQNEVVFVYGFFMVPFGVFSCFVNMWNFSERYIVKGEMDRVLTRPAHNLFQILLENVDPPSLIGSFIGLIIMAISGANLGLPFEWWTIPALLVLTLSAVAIYTGIYTALTSLSFYSDAPTGILPLMYNIQNYGRYPVTIYNRAIQVLLTWIIPFAFVGIYPAALFLQRDEMRGMAILTPVVGAVFLAIGLFSWNYGVRRYKGAGS
- a CDS encoding ROK family protein, giving the protein MNTYTIGIDLGGTNIKAGLYNAEFAPVRELSIPTEAANGPAHVLERIRLAVSMLTVDNGISLQEIACMGMGVPGLLDPKEGLSIFSPNFPGWEQVHVVNEMKQHYCFPVFIDNDVRVNLYGEWLHGAGRDCSNLVLLTLGTGLGSGIVHDGKVLYGTTFSAGEIGHMNMFRQGRPCRCGSSGCLGRYVSAVGMVNTFKEKLAAGRESIIQEWTGGAEEVITAKMISEAYDLADPLAVEVMHETGELLGFGLANVINLLNPERIIIGGGMAAAGDRLLQSVRETVSAHALKLSGGSCDIVQAELGSRAGTLGAAAYAQQRFGSEIVNKTI
- a CDS encoding DUF6054 family protein, coding for MADKFQLNVTVNPAVAMTLIKDGMSSNAELLHEELNSLGDGRMIGTLVYERYYLRSGNQGALVIIADNLQGICNIRLISAGSSNSMIFKVDWGAGKSFASSVAKILSDYTIE
- a CDS encoding DUF4395 domain-containing protein; its protein translation is MVKTNQAFIVISVLLTWLTGAHWILALPLAAGLSGLLFGYNPVIKLAGQFLRKERSSYLQEDWDQQQFNQSIAVFCLAGGLISYLAGWTFASAIFTAMVAVAARVALLGFCIGCFIHYQWKMYTYRRKQAASHK
- a CDS encoding TetR/AcrR family transcriptional regulator encodes the protein MLSLSNKHNTREAIVDTASRLFFTQGYHATGLNQIIKDSDSPKGSLYYYFPRGKEELALTCISRTSVFVAQLLSHYAETQSSTTAMIQDFILEVARKAEETSFEGFVPFSFWVAVETSCVSDELRSACQSVFKDWQDVIMHSLLKEGVDEQLASDKASVVVSLYEGALLQALTYKSTQPLLAAVQVIPAILG
- a CDS encoding DHA2 family efflux MFS transporter permease subunit, which encodes MQGKQQPEVKKFKTIPILVSLLLAGFIGMFSETALNVALSDLMNILQITASTAQWLTTAYLLTLGILVPISGMLLQWFTTRQLFVAALSFSILGTFIAAMAPSFEILLLARVVQAMGTALLLPLMFNTILVIIPPEKRGAAMGLIGLVIMVAPAIGPTIAGLLISNLTWHWIFWLSLPFLVLSLISGILFMQNVSEVTKPKIDVLSIILSSAGFGGIVFGFSSAGEEGGWGSTKVIAAIAIGVIALVLFVIRQLTMKQPMINLRAFKYPMFTVAVLMIFICMMIILSSMLILPMYLQQGQGYSAFKAGLLLLPGGIINGLMSPIMGRLFDKYGPKWLVIPGLVVVAVSLWFFSSITATSTVIFVIVLHSALMIGISMIMMPAQTNGINQLPLEYYPHGTAIMNTLQQVAGAIGTALAVSIMTSGTKNYMETVTDASNPLNALAAFTHGVQNAFVFGMVMAVIGLIVAFFIKRVVIQHKSQAPMH
- a CDS encoding M15 family metallopeptidase — its product is MRQINYRSKCFALSPLITAAILLVSANSEASAQAATGQDTAWKPAINNVVKKDKLPSGFVYLDEVIPEAQYQISYYGKYNFTGAPVSGYKAPLAISTSKAANALKKVSEDLSAKGYILRIYDAYRPQKAVNRFVAWSQDASDVINKQLYYPELDKKNLFKLGFISKKSGHSRGSTVDLTLADKKTGTLVDMGSPYDFFGDISYYNTTLVNTVQHQNRKILKDAMAKHGFKPYAKEWWHFTLNNEPYPAKYFDFNVE
- a CDS encoding ABC transporter substrate-binding protein, with product MFSLKRYSSLLCCTILIILLLAACGSNTNNSTEAANASTTATPVQTVEPSAAGDTRSFKDAKGRQTDIPADPQRIVYVGSDPGDLLAMDVKPVGASLSVIGPQVAYPDLLEGIEDVGYPPSLEKIVALNPDLILFNDWDESGIDSIAAIAPTVVIGEGGTYERLKMIAAALGKEDVADQKIAEYEVKAAAVKDQLKLDLGSGDTATIYLQLGKTLYVMGHQGISVSLYDMLGFKPSPKVQEMIDKDERFAEISAEVLADYAGDEVFVLGDETAETSAAVKDLMEGPIWKTIPAVKNGHVYVTDSKWNFDDLITRNRLLEELPVLMAK
- a CDS encoding stalk domain-containing protein gives rise to the protein MKSRVAAVILSILLLGAGTGIGTVNEAKAAANLSVVVNGQALQLADSSTYKSGANVLVPLREVAESLKYKITYKGSTGTVQLSRAAERIEFKLSSREIILADKQKVTYEGSIETRQGRLYVPLSFLTSLGLIAGYNPASNQAEIYSPEVTAGAVTTLLATGQYEELQRRYISSVSSDALALPLIRQSWEQVAGAAGNYLGVKSAVSEWKENAYTIQSTLTFSASEAALTLIVDSTGKLTGLKLTPADAEKALANP